The DNA segment gagaaTCCAAacagcatcacaataatccacatgtaATCCACTCAACTTTAGTCTATCCATTAAAAtctaaagtgaaaagctgtgtgtttgcatgCAACAAATTTATCATGAattcaaactgttgcttctgcctaaaatattgtctaatttcgtctataatattgctttctccagtgaaaaatcaggagagaaatatgcacagatcaggCCTGTTTAAAAGCTAAAACCAttctaaacaaacatttcaGTGGATTTTGACAACAGGGAACAAaccttttcactggaggaagtaaTATTATGGTTTGGTATTTTCGCCagaatacaacattttttttttttttttaacaaacatgcagcttttcagaTCACAAAACATTAACTGATGAATTAGAGTcatttggattacttgtggattactacgatgtttttatcagatgttttgactctcattctgatggcacccattcactgtggTGGATtcagtgatgtaatgctacatttcaccaaatctgttctgaagaaaaaacaaactgatATACATCTTGGATGGACTGTCAATTGTCATATTTgcctacactgaaaaaaaatggtgtagaaacAATGTTTagtcagaaattgctagtaaatttcataattacaaaGACAGAAATTAAGAAgttgaaataaatgtgaaactttgctaaaatagtattttattttttagtactactactccaataatctgttttatttactaagaaattgtttttttgtggtaatgCAACTAATTGCAATACTAATGTCTGTGCTGGGTTGCCTCACggcaattcgtacatattttacgaggtggctaatttgtacgaaTTTGTATGACCTCacttgtacaaattcatacaatttTAGCGAAACATACGTATTTTACGAGTTGCACAATACGCACAATTTGTACGAATGACCTACACCTAACCCCACCCATAAACCTACTCTTCACTGAAATCGTTCGAGTGAGGTcgtatgaattagccacctcgtaaaatacatacaaatcgGTCGTGAGATAACATTGGATCTGACCTAACTACACAGACTTGTGAACGTTTTTCTAAACTTTATCTTAAAACTGTGTACTTAGTGTTTTTctacttctttttttccccacacaataatcattatttcattcttgtgtcattatttacactgTTGTGTTGTTCCAGACCTGTGTGCATTTcttccatggaacacaaaagaaaaccaTCGACAGCTAACAACACTGTAAGCCACTGAAggtcaaacaggtttggaacgacacaagggtgagtacaagatgacagaattttaattctgCAGGATGAACCATCCATTTAACTTCCTAAATTCTTAATGTCTTCAACTTCTAGTCAAGAGCATGTGTGACATTTAAACATAAACCTCTGCTAAAAATGACAAGcactgtaaagaaattgtgtcaCATAACAGTGAATTTCTaagactgaaatagtacatAAAGCCTTCTGGTGAAATGTATGTGACAAAGCCGTATTCACATGTGTTTTAAGCCTGGTACTTTTCAACACGTTCCAAACCGAGCACCATAATCATGAATTTTTATATCGAGCTCTAGCCTTTGGATAACTTTATTGACATGGAAATATGCACAGCAGCAGATGATGTTCCTCCAAAACTGATCTCatcaaacataaaacacaaaacctcCAAATCTACAGTAAACATAATAAcccaacaaaattaaaatttgtttttagctAGCGTTCATTAAATCCACTGCCTTTTAAGGACTGTACGAGGGCAGATATCACATCACGAGAGACCTTCTGTCACTGTGGCTTATTTTAGTATGTTAATGAAAGCAAACCGGCTTGCTAATGATAATGATGACAAATTGTCACTTGGCCATGGAGATCCGCCCAGTGCCTTGGGATCTGGTCTTCTAAATTAGGATTTGTCAATAACAGGCTTCCAATTTGTCTTCTCACGAATCAAAAATATTGGTTACTGTAACTGGCAGGCAGCAAATGATTTCTCCCGGTTTATTTACAGTATCATCATTAGCATACCAGGGGGATGTATTGGATAAAATGATATGCCTTTGTGGATAAAACTCATTGAGGCTGTCTAGGAGACAGAGACACAGCTCTGATTTAATTTGCTCCTTACTGTCTACACAACTATTAATAGCAAGATTCAATTAGATGCATTTAATTCTTGAACATGGGAAGATATTTTGATCTACTGGTATTAAATGGAATGCATCAAATCAAGCGTGGCTCTGAAGTGTGTTAATGACACCTCGCTCCAATTAATCGTGACATAACAACATGAGCTCGCATAAATACGAAGAAAATTAATGTACTTTGCAACAAATCACTCCTGGTGATTTCGAGGATTAGTAACTTCTCGCATCTGAATTGCATTCAGTGATAATCCAAATCACGGttaataaaatgactaatgATAGGTAATTGCGCTTAAGCGTATACATACAACAAATGAGAAATTAGCTTTGAATGGATTCCAAGGCCACAAATGTCCATCCGATCAGGCCGTATACAATTCCAATCAGTCATGACTTTGCATAGCCCGTACACACTAcactaaatattttgttactaTGTCAATAGTGTTCCTGGTGCCAAAGCCACTGTAGAGACAACAATGAGATAAAGTTATGCACCATTTAGGTTGCTAAATTGTGTTCATTAGGTAACTTTAATAGGCTATAAACTATAAAAGAGCGTGGCCAGAATACAACTTACTGTTGCCTCTCAACCTGCAAATGGCCTTCCAGATTCTCCATACTGGACCATAGTATCTCCAATCCTCTCACTAAAACACAAAGCAATGCTTTAATCTGAGTAAGTGCATTTAGTAGGTTGCAACCCAAAAATGGGTCACAGGTATAttccaaaaggaaaaaaaatgctaaatgcaaataataaatgagAGTAATTATATGCATTGGCATAGATGCAAAACACTGTATGTGAGCTTCTATGCTTTCAAAAGGATAAAAGATGTGCATCCAATTAAACGTTAGTTTGATCACCTGATAATATGTGActctgggccacaaaaccagtctgaagtaGCAAGGaattatttgtagcaattgccaaaaatacactgtatgggtcaaaatgatcaattttccttttatgccaaaaaccattTGAAAAccagaatattaagtaaagataattttccatgaagatattttgtaaatttcctaccgtaaaaatataaaaacatactatgtgattattaatatgcattgctaagaacttaatttggacaatttaaaggcgattttctcaatatttagatttttgtgcaccctcagatttcagattttcaaatagttgtatctcagccaaatattgtcctgtcctaataAACCATATGTCAATGGAATGCcatatattcagctttcagatgatgcataaaaaaTGGTGAAGAAACACTTTACATTTAGAAATTGCTAGTGAATTTTACAAAGAATTGCAAAGACACAttgattaaaacattaaaataaagagagagtattttcttgaaaaaaaatcattgttttattattattattttatttgtttatgttttttctttcaacAAATGCTAATACTAATGGTGTTGGGTCACCAGCCAATCCAAACCACAATGATCTAATCGTGCAAATACTTTACATTTAAACTGTAAGTGATTAGATTATAGCCATTTGTTCCTGACATCCCACGCCACTCTGGCCAACCAAATCTGGACTGATTTCCTCTTCAATCCCTGATAAACACTTCTTCCCACACAATAAAGGAAATAACAGAGCTCAGGCaagcactgtttattttttataacgtTGTGCATGTGCTGTCCAAAGACAGGAGTTTATATCAGACTTAACATATCGAATTCCAAGCAACAATTCATAGTGAATTCTGTGCAAAACCAAGTGGGGAAAACCAAAAACTAATCCAAAAGGAAAGTTCATGAAacttattttaatctattatcATAATTTAGAACTAATCgcacattatttaaataacacacgcccagaaaaacagaaaaagttcCTATTGCATAAACTGAAATTCTGAAATGagaatgatgataaaaatttcAGGAGCATTCCTTTTATTTGACTAGGGAAATAACTAAATAGAAACAGCGTCCAAATCTTTATTTGACTTCTAAATACTGATCAGGAATCGAAAAAGTTTTGGAGTGCTTTTTCTGTTCACCTATCACATAGTCCACACGGATGCATATATGTCTAGAATTCTCCTCGGAGGGATGCAAACTGATCTCCCCCTCAACTTTAGTGTCCTGCATCACATCCACAGCATCATCCAGATACAGCACAGCCTGTTTCCAGTGCGTCTCTGGTTTGAACGGAGACGTGGAGAGCACCAGGGCCTTCTCCTCAGCGGGGAAAGTCACTGTGAACCACACGCAAAAGGCGTGGATGGAGGACGAGCCGAAGCACTGGCAGCTGAACACGCCCCTCACATCTCTGAGCTGCTCGAGTGTGACCGTGTTCAAATCCAGTTCGGCAAACTTGCACGGGTGGGAGAGCACATCCTCCACCGTCACCGGGTTCACAGTGATGTCTTTGTTCATGATGCACTTCCTGGCAAAGTCGGTCATGCAGGACATGTCCACGCCGTACTGTCCTTTAACGGTGCTCCAGAAATTCAATCTGCCCTCCACCACCAGATCGTTTATGGGAGCGATGTAAAGATCCGCCCGGGACGGTAATATGAGGCCGCCGGGTTTGAGCCACTTATCCCGGGCGAAGATCACCGAGTTCAGCATGGATTCGTGGAGCAGCGCGTAGCCCATCCACTCGCTGACAATCACATCCACCTGTTCGGCCAGTTCGATCGTCTCTAGTGTGGCTTTAATGACTTCGATTCTGTCCTCCATCTGATTCAGTTTTACGATCCTCACAGCCTGATCGGCAATCGAGCTCGCTTCGACTGCATACACCTTCCTGGCACCCGCTTGCGCACAGAATAAGCTCAAGACGCCGGTACCGGCTCCCACATCAAGCACCACTTTCCCCTCTATTGacttactgtttttaaaaatgcccaTTCTGTACGTGTTAGTGCGCACAGTGTCTGCAATCATCTCTTCGTGAATGGTGACATCGGAGTAGCTGTCAAAGTACATGTAATCCTCTGTGCTCCTGTCTAGTTTTCTTTTCTTGGTACCGTGCTGtgacattttccacaagtttgcCATGCGTCTTTAATTTTCCCAAAGTAGCTTCCGGATCCGAAACGCAATTTGAAAGGCATCATGGGAGATGTAGTTTTTAAACACGTCAATGTGAACCGGAAAGAACGCCAGTTCGTTTTGAATTAAACTACACTTCCCATTAGCGGCAGGAAAGTCTTACTAAAACGCATTTTatctttgtttatatatatgtttttgttagTTTACTTTACTATAATCGTTTTTGCCTTTAAGAATTTAGCTTAATGTGACAACCTCCCTTTAACAACATGCGGAGACAACTCCCATCCCAAAGATAATTCATAAAGCAGTTATAATTACTTAGTTCCACAGTGCATGCAATTATAATCAATCCTGTTCTAGATCTATATGCAAAACAAATGTACCACTAACACTTGTTTGTCACAATATATCCATGCCGTTATTTAAGTTAATGCTGCATGCTGGCCCACACAAGTAAGTGGATTAAGCATGATAAATTCTCTTCTTTTTACAGCGAGTGTCTAGCACTGCTGTCTGCCTGTTTGGCAGTAGTTCCAGGACAGCTGTTTAAACTGACTGTGCCCAGCTGTAGCTGTACTAACATAACACCAGGGCTCCGTCTGAGCCAAACCGCATTTTCCACCATGACGGATAGCATGATCTGCTTTTAACCTTAATAAAATAGCACTGCCTCACCCTCGGCCGTCACTCTCCCCGCACACGCTAAAGGCTACACACTGACAGCAGGCTATTCCTCTTGAATACAGTGTGTTTTATGATTTCTTCTGCTTTATCTGTGGTGATAAATGTTCGCGGTTGGATTATAAGATCTGGCCTTTTTTCAGCATTGTCCTCAAGTTGAACTCACAGAGTAAGAGTCGTCAAAggttatttggttatttttacATGACGCATATACACAGTTCTATAATTAAGTATACATGTGAATGGGAATTACAGCACAGAAAAAATGCTTGAAGTGAATTCATGCAGCAGTTgggatgaaatgaaaattcaaccTATTTACTGTCCAAATGCACAATAATAagcttgtttttctgttttttaggtCACACAGATTATTTGACAATCTTAACCATTAGTTAAATAGCTATTTAGGTATTGTTTTAGCAAACCAGCATTTAGTCTGGCTTCATTCTGGTACTTAAAGCTCAATTTCACCAGCAAATCAATTCCTGGCCTTATTGAATATCTGTTTCACTTGGAAATAAAGACATCAACAAAGGATATGGGaaacatattttagtattttgcaTTTGCgctattttttttcctgacccGCAACCAACTTTTGGGTGACGACCCACCAGTTGTGAGCAAATGTATTAAACTTTGGTGTTTTGCAAAATTTCTTCCCACTGTTTGTCTCTTTTTCCGTATCTCCCTTGGGTAGTTTTGAGTCCTTGCTACGATAACacacaatttaaacaaaatccACATCCTCTGAATGTTTTTACACATTCTGAAATgattggaaaataaaaaagcccTGTGTGTTTGCACAGACATCGGCACCTGATCTCGCTTTAATTAAAATTGCACATCACTGTTTGCCCATCTAAAGCGCAGACTCTGAGCTGATTGGAAGGGGATGGACTGGCAACGAAGGAAGAGACTTTGCTCAGTGGTCCTGAAACATGTCTGGAAAGCCTGAGATAATTTCAGAGCGGAGAGATGGTGGCTTCTGCAAAGGGAAGAGACTGGTTGTTCAAGCATGAGTGTAACAGCGGGAAACCAAATCACTTTGGACAATGAAGGATGTCCTGAAAACATTTGATAACACAGCTCAAGCAGATTTTTCCTGGGTGGCTCATGTTGTTTCCAATCCGCCTGCTGAATCTTGTTTGGTTGGATCAGTTAAGGGTGAGGACATGTGATAAGTCTGCTGAAAGGATGAAACCAGAAGGGGAAGTCGCAATCACTGCAGCGTATTGGTGGTTTGATTCAGTTATAGCAGTGCCACCCTGGCGGTGCGAATCTGATTCCTATCTGAAGCAGCAACCTGTCTAGCAGTcagtcaaaatgtttctttcAGTTCAATAAAACAACGTTACCCTCAGTTGTGCTCTCCTTTTGGGAGGATGATAATGTACAAACAGCCTTTTTACTAACACGGATCATTGAAAAAAACCTGCTTCTACCTACAGTACATGCTTGCAAAACTCTGCAAACATGCTAATATGCACCTAGTTCCAGTTCCAGCTTAAATAACCACTagtggcagtaaaacaccaacaatTTTTAGTCTatttcacacaaattatgattacaggggcattttattgattaataaagacttatttttgCTTGGCCCCTTTCACAATGCTACGCTATGActtcaaaacacttttaccacATTTCATGATTTGCAAACtattacattttgacatttggatCATATAATCAGCTCCATTTTCTGACATTTTAAATTTGCTCGGAAGCTCACCTGGTGgctgggtcagaaagctattggatttcatcacaaatatcttaatttgtgttttgtagatgaaggaaggtcttatagttttgaaacaacataagggtgagtaattaatgacagaattctaatttttgggtgaactatccctttactaATTTGCAAAATACCTCGACAAAATAACCAACACAAAACATTGCCAGGTTACTTGATCAGTTTGGGATTAAACTAAACGTCTTTAGCGCCACTCgttggacatttcactttgaaaattAGCCGAAACATTCAAGAAACAATGTAAAACGTTTTGAAGAAATGTTGCACTTATGTCACAATCTGGTCAGTTATCCGGACactcggccatattggcgatacacggatgtaaacaacagcatggattgcacggttaatgcattaataaatttGTCGTTCTGTTAAATTTATGTCTAAACCATAGAAACAAattgctaaatcatatagagaaggattTAGTAAGCAGGCGCaacattttgacaaactaagTTAACAGGTGGTAAAAATGTGTATGAGCAGTATGATTAAGATATTaatctaatatttcacctacctgaccggaaatgataagaacagacacgaatgttgtcaagattcttgccctggaaatcctgattcagtttggccaacgacaaacgccttttgttcctcataCAGTTTTTTgtactcttctccttgatttgttagaAGTTTGGGTAgactatagtactccaaatgtttttcccagtccaactgattagtacagcccaaaacatgactatAATTGACTATTTATTTGAGCCGCAAtaatatgcaagtttcgttcggttcagtgcCGCCATAACGCGTCGTGAAAAAACAATACCGTGACAAACCAGCATAGAATGTTGCCAGATTTCTCGATCAATTTGGGATTAAATCGAACATCTTAAGTAGCGCGGGTATAtagcaatatccaaaaatacattgtatttcaaaatgatcttttatgccaaaaatcattgggatattaagtaaagatcatgttccatgaaaatattttgtaaatttcctaccgtaaatatatcaaaacttaagtttttgagtaataatatgcattgctaagaatttcatttggacaaatttaaaggtgattttcttaatattttgatttttggcacgctcagattccagatttcaaatagttgtatctcggaccaatattgtcctgtcataacaaaccatacatctgaggaaagcttatgtattcagcGTTCAGATTTATAAATcccaatttttaaaaattgacccttatgactgtatttgtggtcctgggtcacatttcactttgaaaatgTGGCGAAACGTTCAACAAGCAACGtaaaatcattttgatttaCAATGAGCCTGTGGTTATTTTTAATGGAGATTCTCCTTTGTTAAATtatcaaatttatatatatatatatgtgatatatatatgtgtgtgtgtgtgtgtgtgtg comes from the Labeo rohita strain BAU-BD-2019 chromosome 24, IGBB_LRoh.1.0, whole genome shotgun sequence genome and includes:
- the prmt6 gene encoding protein arginine N-methyltransferase 6, which encodes MANLWKMSQHGTKKRKLDRSTEDYMYFDSYSDVTIHEEMIADTVRTNTYRMGIFKNSKSIEGKVVLDVGAGTGVLSLFCAQAGARKVYAVEASSIADQAVRIVKLNQMEDRIEVIKATLETIELAEQVDVIVSEWMGYALLHESMLNSVIFARDKWLKPGGLILPSRADLYIAPINDLVVEGRLNFWSTVKGQYGVDMSCMTDFARKCIMNKDITVNPVTVEDVLSHPCKFAELDLNTVTLEQLRDVRGVFSCQCFGSSSIHAFCVWFTVTFPAEEKALVLSTSPFKPETHWKQAVLYLDDAVDVMQDTKVEGEISLHPSEENSRHICIRVDYVIGEQKKHSKTFSIPDQYLEVK